A section of the Candidatus Tisiphia endosymbiont of Nedyus quadrimaculatus genome encodes:
- a CDS encoding ribonuclease HII, whose product MGSVMFKLEQKYSGLVAGVDEAGRGPLVGPVVAASVIIDQTKIIHGIKDSKKLTKTMRELLYKQITQNYTWSVGIVHHDEIDIINILEATKKACTISIANLAVKPDTVLIDGNMKFHDPRFISIINGDNLSISIGAASIIAKVTRDRLMLEYAKEFPEYMWHKNSGYGTKEHLNAINLHGLSPYHRKSFKIRSSTL is encoded by the coding sequence ATGGGAAGCGTGATGTTTAAATTAGAACAAAAATATTCAGGATTAGTAGCTGGAGTAGATGAAGCTGGCAGAGGACCACTAGTTGGTCCTGTAGTAGCTGCATCTGTTATCATTGATCAAACAAAAATCATACATGGTATCAAAGATTCTAAAAAACTTACTAAAACAATGAGAGAGTTGTTATATAAACAAATAACCCAAAATTACACTTGGTCTGTTGGTATAGTGCATCACGATGAGATAGATATAATTAATATCCTTGAAGCAACTAAAAAAGCTTGTACTATATCAATAGCAAATCTTGCTGTTAAACCGGATACGGTACTAATAGACGGTAACATGAAATTTCACGATCCAAGATTTATTAGTATAATAAATGGCGATAATTTATCAATTTCTATTGGAGCAGCATCTATTATTGCGAAAGTTACTAGAGATCGCTTAATGCTTGAATATGCCAAAGAATTTCCGGAATATATGTGGCACAAAAACTCCGGTTATGGTACTAAAGAACATCTAAATGCTATAAACCTTCACGGTCTTTCGCCTTATCATAGAAAAAGTTTTAAGATAAGAAGTTCTACATTATAG
- a CDS encoding M15 family metallopeptidase yields MVLSNDSKYLNDSGGTFYWRVVAGTNRLSLHSFGIAIDINVEYSNYWLWDYKKALGIPSSTNVNAEDVDYSKFPAYRNQIPWKIAQYTT; encoded by the coding sequence ATGGTATTATCTAATGACTCTAAATACCTCAACGATTCTGGGGGAACATTTTATTGGAGAGTTGTTGCAGGAACTAATCGACTAAGTTTACATAGTTTTGGTATAGCAATTGACATAAATGTAGAATATTCTAACTACTGGTTATGGGATTATAAAAAAGCATTAGGTATTCCTAGCTCTACTAATGTTAACGCAGAAGATGTTGATTATAGTAAATTCCCTGCTTATCGTAATCAAATACCTTGGAAAATTGCTCAGTACACGACATAA
- a CDS encoding DUF2748 family protein, whose amino-acid sequence MSSIYHILDKIPAIYPEDMQIEYEQLAQQLIKSGKLRIDTDNSCNFARFSDPKFNISLMVSKEEITEPNLIEQTNQLFRYLYKSSISDKKLASIYTYLKKQIQKLQPVDQSVTEKLTRLFVQSAHPIVIRWLLHDKVQVFITYSHNIGDMMDIVDWQRSGSNSGMQSTDGKNVAVFVSCGGNPFAENDKNHPTYGDGWAAVARLQIIAGQELGHFADIKRDASGRQISRHSANFSGTKATPHVRQARIDDIINCDKLLAKLLSIGMRQMITYEERVKFYNKNKVRGIRAYWARLLGFIYKQKFLFSVNRRKLFFIKRFIKEQYMGLMIRAMIEDMKFNLAPVADVYKNSNPEIEETIACIEALARVPQQVMKWGYLTTMATMKGLYKVYYSEVIPSLISNYVLMTKQSYKRDMSKPRSLTNFFRKINIFSKKKLVFKQVREV is encoded by the coding sequence ATGAGTTCAATTTATCATATACTTGATAAGATTCCTGCTATTTATCCTGAGGACATGCAAATAGAATATGAACAATTAGCTCAACAATTAATCAAATCAGGAAAACTTAGGATAGATACCGATAATAGTTGTAATTTTGCAAGATTTTCTGATCCAAAGTTCAATATTAGTTTGATGGTAAGTAAAGAGGAAATAACCGAGCCAAATTTAATTGAACAAACTAATCAGTTATTCAGATATCTATACAAATCTTCTATATCAGATAAAAAACTGGCATCGATTTATACATATCTGAAAAAACAAATTCAAAAATTACAACCAGTTGACCAATCTGTTACTGAAAAATTAACAAGGCTTTTTGTTCAGTCAGCCCATCCTATAGTTATTAGGTGGTTATTGCATGATAAGGTCCAGGTATTTATTACTTATTCCCATAATATCGGTGATATGATGGATATAGTTGATTGGCAACGTTCGGGTTCTAATAGTGGTATGCAAAGTACTGACGGTAAGAATGTAGCAGTCTTTGTTTCCTGCGGTGGAAATCCATTTGCTGAAAATGATAAAAATCACCCAACTTATGGTGATGGATGGGCAGCAGTTGCTAGATTGCAAATTATAGCTGGGCAAGAACTTGGGCATTTTGCTGATATTAAAAGAGATGCAAGTGGCCGTCAAATTAGTCGTCATTCAGCAAATTTTTCTGGAACAAAAGCAACACCCCATGTAAGACAGGCTAGAATAGATGATATTATTAATTGTGATAAACTATTAGCCAAGCTTCTCTCTATAGGGATGAGGCAAATGATTACTTATGAAGAAAGGGTAAAATTTTATAATAAAAACAAAGTACGGGGTATAAGGGCTTATTGGGCAAGATTACTTGGCTTTATATATAAACAGAAATTTTTATTTTCCGTTAATAGAAGAAAATTATTTTTTATTAAGAGATTCATAAAAGAGCAATATATGGGGTTGATGATTAGAGCTATGATTGAAGATATGAAGTTTAATTTAGCACCAGTTGCAGATGTTTATAAAAATAGTAACCCTGAGATCGAAGAAACAATTGCCTGTATAGAAGCTCTAGCAAGAGTACCCCAACAGGTGATGAAATGGGGATATTTAACGACTATGGCAACAATGAAAGGATTATATAAAGTATATTATTCCGAAGTTATACCTTCCTTAATTTCTAACTATGTATTAATGACTAAGCAAAGCTATAAACGTGATATGTCAAAGCCAAGGTCTCTAACTAATTTTTTTCGTAAAATAAACATATTTAGTAAAAAAAAGTTAGTATTTAAACAAGTCAGAGAAGTATAG
- the lipB gene encoding lipoyl(octanoyl) transferase LipB — translation MVQFVTLSGFLEYEDTVKLMEDKVTSLINKSSQEIVYLVEYKDIYTAGTSFKANELLNPRDIPVIYTGRGGKLTYHGSGQRVIYPILDLVSERRQKDLKLYIKLLEEWIINSLLYFGIKAFTISGIVGIWVEENGVPAKIASIGIRVKKWVTYHGVAVNISTNLDMFSGIIACGLRDMPVTSFKKLGVDITLDQFDEVIKDKFFEVF, via the coding sequence ATGGTTCAATTTGTTACCTTATCAGGCTTTTTAGAATATGAAGACACAGTAAAATTAATGGAAGATAAGGTTACAAGTTTAATCAATAAATCTTCACAAGAGATTGTTTATTTAGTTGAATATAAGGATATTTATACCGCAGGTACTAGTTTTAAGGCAAATGAATTGTTAAATCCTAGAGATATACCGGTAATTTATACTGGTAGGGGAGGGAAGCTTACCTACCATGGTAGCGGACAAAGAGTAATATACCCCATTCTTGATTTAGTCTCAGAACGAAGGCAAAAGGATTTAAAACTATATATTAAACTATTAGAAGAATGGATTATAAATAGCCTTTTATATTTTGGGATTAAAGCTTTTACTATAAGTGGTATAGTGGGGATATGGGTAGAAGAAAATGGTGTACCCGCAAAGATTGCATCAATAGGTATTAGAGTTAAAAAATGGGTTACATATCATGGTGTTGCTGTAAATATTTCAACAAATCTTGATATGTTCTCCGGAATTATTGCTTGTGGTCTGAGAGATATGCCTGTGACCTCGTTTAAGAAACTTGGTGTTGATATAACGTTAGATCAGTTTGATGAAGTTATTAAGGATAAATTCTTTGAGGTTTTTTAA
- the greA gene encoding transcription elongation factor GreA — translation MMADFPITHKGFDSLEKEIKHLKHIERPKVIEAIATARDFGDLSENAEYHAAREKQSFIEGRILDLEDKIARAKIIDTSKLSGDTVKFGALVKLIDDETEEIVMYHIVGEYEADITKKRVSIVSPIAKALIGKGVGDIVEVTTPKGSKSYEVLEVSYQELVDI, via the coding sequence ATTATGGCAGATTTTCCTATTACACATAAAGGGTTTGATAGTTTAGAAAAAGAAATTAAACATCTTAAACATATAGAACGACCAAAAGTAATTGAAGCTATAGCAACAGCTAGAGATTTTGGAGATTTATCTGAGAATGCAGAATACCATGCAGCACGAGAAAAACAAAGTTTTATAGAAGGTCGCATTTTGGATCTTGAAGATAAAATAGCAAGAGCTAAAATTATTGACACCTCAAAACTCTCCGGTGATACCGTAAAATTTGGGGCGTTAGTTAAGTTGATCGATGATGAAACAGAGGAAATAGTTATGTATCATATTGTTGGAGAGTATGAAGCAGATATAACCAAAAAGAGGGTATCCATAGTATCGCCAATTGCTAAGGCTCTCATCGGTAAAGGGGTCGGAGATATAGTAGAAGTAACCACTCCTAAAGGTTCAAAATCTTATGAGGTTTTAGAAGTATCCTATCAAGAATTAGTAGATATTTAA
- a CDS encoding diacylglycerol/polyprenol kinase family protein, which produces MQTKLFNFEIQRKTFHLYSLIIPLFYLFSSKLVVTTLLLLLIVCVLYIDITRHYNLYVKKLTDKFLGKFMRPEEQSGLFRLSGSSFMVVGFFLTALLFSKGLAISSWLILIIADCLAALVGTKIGTPLKNGKSLEGSIAFLISAIFISILVYFFIGYHTSFTVIIISSIVATISEFYSKELSINDNLLIPLSYCFSTIIFTFILSL; this is translated from the coding sequence ATGCAAACTAAACTCTTTAATTTTGAAATACAACGTAAAACTTTCCACTTATACAGCTTGATTATACCACTTTTTTATTTATTTTCATCTAAATTAGTTGTTACCACACTATTACTTCTACTTATAGTATGTGTATTATATATAGATATTACAAGGCATTATAATTTATATGTTAAGAAATTGACAGATAAATTTCTTGGAAAGTTTATGAGACCTGAAGAACAGAGTGGTTTATTCAGACTAAGTGGTAGCAGTTTTATGGTGGTTGGATTTTTCTTAACTGCTCTTTTATTTTCAAAAGGTTTAGCGATTTCATCTTGGCTTATATTGATAATAGCTGATTGTCTTGCTGCGTTAGTGGGTACAAAAATAGGTACTCCTCTAAAAAATGGCAAATCATTGGAAGGTTCTATTGCCTTTCTAATTTCTGCAATTTTTATTAGTATATTAGTGTATTTTTTCATCGGCTATCACACTAGTTTTACTGTTATCATAATTAGTTCTATAGTTGCTACTATTAGCGAATTCTACTCAAAAGAGTTATCAATAAACGATAATTTATTAATACCTCTTAGCTACTGCTTCTCTACAATCATATTCACCTTTATTTTAAGTTTATGA
- the dnaG gene encoding DNA primase, translating to MRIPLEFYELLRTRINLSDVVRQKVVLTKKSGNYLGLCPFHVEKSPSFTVNDAKKFYYCFGCAVHGDVIKFVSNFSGLSYKEAAIKLANDYGIELPKLTAAQQKLYEESDELFDILEMAERFFTSQLSQEVCSYLHDRGISKETIKEFSIGFAPPSKALQKFFEKKSISLIKLQKAGLVGKRDDGTIYEIFYNRIIFPIKNVYNKVVGFGGRVLGDGLPKYLNSPETILFQKNETLYGENNAISVAYKKNHSILVEGYLDVIALHQAGFKEAMASLGTSVTENHLQKLWRAGDEIVLCLDGDIAGIKATHRVINLVLPLINGNKKISFVMLPSGSDPDDMVNKDGAGSFTQIFDKRINLSEMIWRSEYEGKTFSTPEDKAILERNLEDYCKQIKDKLLSHNYYRYFKDQIWQNLIKRQSKVAVKNSNVTFSAPDYSEIEMLEQVFCIMLVKCPKIIKKQEIKDFLLTLNFQNKMLEAFRDWYFAEIISNDILDQENIIGLAKKTGFYDTFSVLSKSNNLFLDLSFNKDDIDSDLLWQWLHKKHHLVLLKQECSSIIQNGSDEELKKAILYREEIIKISKEIYNLNESFTN from the coding sequence ATGAGAATTCCATTAGAATTTTATGAACTTCTTAGAACTCGGATTAATTTATCAGATGTTGTTAGACAAAAAGTAGTCTTAACTAAAAAATCTGGAAATTACTTGGGACTATGTCCTTTCCATGTTGAAAAATCTCCATCATTCACTGTAAATGATGCCAAGAAGTTTTATTATTGCTTTGGCTGTGCTGTTCACGGGGATGTTATAAAGTTTGTTTCCAACTTTAGTGGTTTATCTTATAAGGAAGCAGCCATTAAACTTGCTAATGATTATGGCATTGAATTGCCTAAATTAACAGCAGCACAACAAAAACTCTATGAAGAATCGGATGAACTATTTGATATCTTAGAGATGGCTGAAAGATTTTTTACATCACAATTGTCACAAGAAGTATGTAGCTACTTACATGACCGCGGTATTAGTAAAGAAACAATTAAGGAATTCTCCATCGGTTTTGCTCCTCCATCTAAAGCATTACAGAAATTTTTTGAAAAAAAATCAATATCTTTGATAAAACTTCAAAAAGCAGGCTTAGTGGGCAAGCGAGATGATGGTACAATATATGAGATATTTTATAATCGGATAATCTTTCCGATTAAAAATGTTTATAATAAAGTAGTTGGTTTTGGAGGACGAGTGCTTGGTGATGGGTTACCTAAATATTTAAATTCTCCGGAAACCATATTATTTCAAAAAAATGAAACATTATATGGGGAGAATAATGCGATTAGTGTTGCCTATAAGAAAAATCATTCAATCTTAGTTGAAGGGTACTTGGATGTTATTGCCTTGCACCAAGCTGGTTTTAAAGAGGCAATGGCAAGTCTTGGTACTTCGGTTACAGAGAATCACCTACAAAAATTATGGCGTGCCGGAGATGAAATAGTACTCTGTTTAGATGGTGATATAGCAGGAATAAAAGCCACCCATCGGGTAATTAATCTAGTACTACCTCTGATAAATGGTAATAAGAAAATTTCCTTTGTGATGTTACCTAGCGGAAGTGACCCTGATGATATGGTAAATAAAGATGGTGCGGGAAGTTTCACACAAATTTTTGATAAAAGAATTAATCTATCTGAAATGATTTGGCGTTCCGAATATGAAGGTAAGACTTTCTCAACTCCAGAAGACAAAGCTATTTTGGAAAGAAATCTTGAAGATTATTGTAAACAAATAAAAGATAAGCTACTTAGCCATAATTATTATAGATATTTTAAAGATCAAATATGGCAAAATTTAATTAAACGTCAAAGTAAAGTAGCTGTAAAAAATTCAAATGTAACATTTTCAGCTCCGGATTATTCAGAAATTGAGATGTTAGAACAAGTCTTTTGTATAATGTTAGTAAAGTGTCCAAAGATAATCAAAAAGCAAGAAATAAAGGATTTCTTATTAACGTTAAATTTCCAAAATAAAATGCTTGAAGCTTTTCGTGATTGGTATTTTGCAGAAATTATTAGCAACGATATCTTAGATCAGGAAAATATTATTGGTTTGGCAAAAAAAACTGGATTTTATGACACTTTTTCAGTATTGTCAAAATCCAATAATCTATTTCTAGATTTGTCATTTAATAAGGATGACATAGACTCTGACTTACTTTGGCAATGGTTGCATAAAAAACATCACCTAGTACTATTAAAACAAGAATGTAGCTCAATTATTCAAAATGGCTCAGACGAAGAGCTAAAAAAGGCTATATTATATCGAGAAGAGATTATAAAAATCTCTAAAGAGATTTATAATCTAAACGAATCTTTTACTAATTGA
- the rpoD gene encoding RNA polymerase sigma factor RpoD, with protein MTEAKEKIDVKGTAVDNLVKTAKEKGTAVTYYDLNKVIPMTNNISVNDLEKVISKFSEAGVDIIEGDDDEIKLDINVDDEFKLSNNVDREPEDESEEENLGTTDDPVRLYLRDMGGVGLFSRETEIEVAQDIEEGKEIMVKSLCENPISMKFFIKWHEDLVNEKILLRDLIDLEANMVNGDDSNSEESQNNYIESDHEEHEEASNLSIATIELQLLPSVVKRMEKVSKLSEELLIEAKKHYTRYPQPKGLHDNKKYAKNLQLLIIEISSIHFHSKRTEEILNRIYSLNRELVTKEGSFLKLAEKYGISRQNFLNEYMGAVIDESWKRQMQKNKHSNWKNFLAKESDAIDQMISELKTMEMTIGLPIIEFKKLVHTIQKGERQVLRAKKAMIEANLRLVISIAKKYANRGLQFLDLIQEGNIGLMKAVDKFDYRRGYKFSTYATWWIRQAITRAIADQARTIRIPVHMIETINKIIRTSRQMLNELGYEPTPAEIAARLSMPVDKVRKVMKIAKEPISLENPIGDDDGSYLGDFIEDKNAILPLDAAIQSNLREVTTRVLATLTPREERVLRMRFGIGMSTDHTLEEVGQQFNVTRERIRQIESKALRKLKHPTRSKKLSSFRGGSRKQNNSSESAFGG; from the coding sequence ATGACAGAAGCAAAAGAGAAAATAGATGTAAAAGGTACTGCAGTTGATAACCTAGTTAAAACAGCTAAAGAAAAAGGCACTGCAGTCACTTATTATGATCTAAATAAAGTCATTCCAATGACTAATAATATATCAGTAAACGATCTAGAAAAGGTAATATCAAAGTTTTCTGAGGCTGGAGTTGATATTATAGAAGGTGATGATGACGAGATCAAACTTGATATTAATGTAGATGATGAATTTAAACTGTCTAATAATGTTGATCGTGAGCCTGAAGACGAAAGTGAAGAAGAAAATTTAGGTACGACCGATGATCCAGTAAGGTTATATTTACGAGATATGGGAGGAGTTGGACTTTTTTCTCGTGAGACAGAAATAGAAGTAGCCCAAGATATTGAAGAAGGCAAAGAGATAATGGTTAAGTCACTTTGTGAAAATCCAATATCGATGAAATTCTTTATAAAATGGCATGAAGATTTAGTTAATGAAAAAATACTACTCCGAGATTTGATTGATCTAGAAGCTAATATGGTCAACGGGGATGATAGTAATTCTGAAGAGAGTCAAAATAATTATATAGAATCAGATCATGAAGAACATGAAGAAGCTAGCAATTTATCAATAGCTACTATTGAGTTACAGTTATTACCTAGTGTTGTCAAGCGTATGGAAAAAGTTTCTAAGCTTTCTGAAGAGTTGTTAATTGAAGCAAAGAAACATTACACACGTTATCCTCAACCTAAGGGATTGCATGATAACAAAAAATATGCCAAGAATCTACAATTACTAATTATTGAAATTTCTAGTATCCATTTTCACTCTAAAAGGACAGAAGAAATTCTTAATAGAATATATAGTTTAAATAGAGAATTAGTAACTAAAGAAGGGAGCTTCCTTAAATTAGCTGAAAAATATGGCATAAGTCGTCAAAACTTCCTAAATGAATATATGGGAGCAGTAATTGATGAAAGCTGGAAAAGGCAAATGCAAAAAAATAAGCACTCTAATTGGAAGAATTTCCTTGCTAAAGAATCTGATGCTATTGATCAAATGATTAGTGAATTAAAAACCATGGAAATGACTATTGGTTTGCCAATTATTGAATTTAAAAAGTTAGTACATACAATACAAAAGGGTGAAAGACAAGTCCTTAGGGCAAAGAAAGCTATGATAGAGGCTAATCTGCGTCTAGTTATCTCAATTGCTAAAAAATATGCAAATCGTGGATTACAGTTTTTAGATTTAATTCAGGAAGGAAATATTGGGTTAATGAAGGCTGTTGATAAATTTGACTATCGTAGGGGATATAAATTTTCCACTTATGCTACTTGGTGGATTAGGCAAGCTATTACTAGAGCTATAGCTGATCAAGCTAGAACCATACGTATTCCCGTGCATATGATTGAAACGATCAACAAAATTATTCGTACCTCTAGGCAGATGCTTAACGAGCTAGGTTATGAACCGACTCCGGCAGAAATTGCCGCTCGCCTTTCTATGCCAGTTGATAAAGTACGAAAAGTAATGAAAATAGCTAAAGAGCCAATTAGCTTAGAAAATCCAATAGGCGATGATGATGGTAGTTATCTTGGAGACTTTATTGAAGACAAAAATGCTATATTACCGCTTGACGCAGCAATTCAATCGAATTTACGAGAGGTCACAACTAGAGTTTTAGCAACTCTTACTCCTCGTGAAGAAAGAGTTCTAAGAATGAGATTTGGTATAGGCATGAGTACTGATCATACACTAGAAGAAGTTGGACAACAATTCAACGTTACTAGGGAACGTATTAGGCAAATAGAGTCCAAAGCACTACGCAAATTGAAGCATCCGACTAGATCTAAAAAACTTAGTAGTTTCCGGGGTGGTTCTAGAAAGCAAAACAATTCTTCAGAATCTGCTTTTGGAGGCTGA
- the recO gene encoding DNA repair protein RecO, translating to MNFKDIGIIIAKKPLKENTAIITVFTENHGLYSGVIRETSKKFGSVNQQGNIVDFLWQARLHEHLGMAKCELIKSYAGLLITNKIKLYAFNSIISLIKMAFHERENHNKFFPIFVKYLSSLANNFIFEEYIKFELAILQESGYGLDLHKCAVTGSRENLAYVSPKSGRAVCLSEGLPYQNRLLILPQFLTSTNSQITNNDKKQAFNLTTYFFNRYFFHNQQQLYARENFIEYIIRFATLTL from the coding sequence ATGAATTTTAAAGATATAGGTATAATAATTGCCAAAAAACCACTAAAAGAAAATACGGCTATTATTACAGTTTTTACTGAAAATCATGGCTTATATTCCGGCGTAATACGAGAAACATCTAAAAAATTTGGCTCTGTAAATCAACAAGGTAATATTGTTGATTTTCTTTGGCAAGCTAGATTACACGAGCATCTAGGAATGGCTAAATGCGAATTAATAAAATCTTACGCTGGTCTTTTAATAACTAATAAAATTAAGCTCTACGCTTTTAATTCAATTATTAGCCTTATTAAGATGGCATTTCATGAAAGAGAAAATCACAATAAATTTTTTCCAATTTTTGTAAAATATTTAAGTAGTCTAGCAAATAATTTTATTTTTGAGGAATATATTAAATTTGAATTAGCTATACTCCAAGAATCAGGCTATGGTCTTGATCTGCATAAATGTGCGGTAACAGGTAGTAGAGAGAATCTAGCTTACGTCTCGCCAAAATCTGGAAGAGCTGTATGCTTATCAGAGGGTTTACCATATCAAAACAGGCTTCTAATCTTACCACAATTCCTAACCTCCACTAATAGCCAAATTACTAATAATGATAAAAAACAAGCTTTTAATTTAACTACATATTTTTTTAACCGGTATTTCTTTCACAACCAACAACAACTATATGCACGAGAGAATTTCATAGAATATATTATTCGATTCGCAACACTCACATTGTAA
- the era gene encoding GTPase Era — protein sequence MPQKTITLCIIGKPNAGKSSLLNKLIGQKISIVTNKVQTTRSIITGIVTIKDTQLIILDTPGIFEPKKQLEKAMVRCAWSSLHGVDIVLLIIDSTKPIDQFTLQILKKLQNLKINLIFLLNKIDIPSKYIEEIENIIRSQFIDANIFKISVLNDENINNLLSYIQSQAKRSPWLYEEDDVTNLPMRFLAAEITREQLFLNLHQELPYNLTVQTEMWQENNDKSIKIHQVIVVSKNSYKTIILGKNGCKIKGIGSKARIEMQLAFDCKIHLFLFVKVRELWENDPHSYSHMRLQQV from the coding sequence ATGCCTCAGAAAACAATAACTCTATGTATAATCGGCAAACCAAATGCTGGTAAATCATCATTATTAAACAAACTTATTGGACAAAAAATCTCCATAGTAACGAATAAAGTTCAAACGACTCGCTCCATTATAACTGGAATAGTTACCATAAAAGATACGCAGCTAATAATATTAGATACGCCAGGTATATTCGAGCCAAAGAAACAGCTGGAAAAAGCAATGGTACGGTGTGCATGGTCAAGTTTACATGGTGTAGATATAGTTTTATTGATAATAGATAGTACGAAACCTATAGACCAATTTACTTTACAAATACTGAAAAAATTACAGAATCTTAAAATAAATTTAATATTTCTATTAAATAAGATCGATATTCCTTCTAAATATATAGAAGAAATAGAAAATATTATAAGGTCTCAATTCATAGATGCTAATATATTCAAGATATCCGTTTTAAACGATGAAAATATCAATAACTTACTAAGTTACATACAAAGCCAAGCGAAGCGGTCGCCTTGGCTATACGAAGAAGATGATGTTACTAACCTACCTATGCGGTTTTTAGCAGCTGAGATAACTAGGGAACAATTATTCTTGAATCTCCACCAAGAATTACCTTATAATTTAACCGTTCAAACTGAAATGTGGCAGGAGAATAATGATAAGTCTATCAAAATTCATCAGGTAATAGTGGTTTCAAAGAATTCTTATAAGACTATTATTTTAGGAAAAAATGGTTGTAAAATTAAAGGAATAGGATCTAAGGCAAGAATAGAGATGCAGCTAGCTTTTGATTGTAAAATTCACCTTTTCCTTTTTGTGAAAGTACGTGAGCTTTGGGAAAATGATCCGCACTCATATAGCCATATGAGATTGCAACAAGTTTAA
- the rnc gene encoding ribonuclease III, whose translation MITSKESALSAPEKLEQDIGYNFNNKDLLLEALSHPSLKQHILKQGIQKNYERLELLGDAIINFIITEILFKNFSTYDEGKLAKIRAYLVCKESLCKVAAKINLSDYIIMTHGEEVLGGRQNPNNIENTMEALIAAIYLDSNIDTTQKIVYDLWHEFISITDLADYDPKTTLQELAQRKGIARPVYEVIKREGSPHASIFTVLVKMEAYQQTGTGHSVKEAEKVAARKLMNYFKFLK comes from the coding sequence ATGATAACAAGTAAAGAATCAGCTCTCTCTGCTCCGGAAAAGCTTGAACAAGATATAGGATATAATTTTAATAATAAAGATCTTTTACTTGAAGCGTTAAGTCATCCTTCCCTTAAGCAACATATCCTAAAGCAGGGAATTCAAAAAAACTATGAACGTTTAGAATTACTTGGTGATGCAATAATTAATTTTATCATTACTGAAATTTTATTTAAAAATTTCTCTACTTATGATGAGGGGAAATTAGCAAAAATTAGAGCATATCTAGTCTGTAAAGAATCACTTTGCAAAGTAGCTGCAAAAATCAATTTGTCAGACTATATTATTATGACCCATGGTGAAGAAGTATTAGGGGGAAGGCAAAATCCTAATAATATTGAGAATACTATGGAAGCATTAATTGCTGCCATTTATCTTGATAGTAATATTGATACGACCCAAAAAATAGTATATGATTTGTGGCATGAGTTTATATCTATTACTGATTTAGCTGATTATGACCCTAAAACTACTCTTCAGGAACTAGCACAAAGAAAGGGAATTGCAAGACCCGTGTATGAAGTGATAAAAAGAGAAGGATCACCACACGCATCTATCTTCACTGTATTAGTAAAAATGGAAGCCTACCAACAAACTGGTACTGGTCATTCAGTTAAAGAAGCAGAAAAAGTTGCTGCTCGTAAATTAATGAACTATTTCAAATTTTTGAAATAG